A genomic window from Gossypium hirsutum isolate 1008001.06 chromosome D10, Gossypium_hirsutum_v2.1, whole genome shotgun sequence includes:
- the LOC121203082 gene encoding uncharacterized protein isoform X3, translating into MHQLLLERSATRILKKKKLKINVHRPVGTRVVFDEEGNTQAPLAMLADKMSGDILLDQDIEGVVEDSISSSWKSQGLALLQVECYLMLHSMVVYLSWNLN; encoded by the exons ATGCATCAGCTCCTTTTGGAAAG GTCAGCAACACGGATCTTGAAGAAAAAAAAGCTGAAGATCAATGTTCATAGGCCTGTGGGGACAAGGGTTGTCTTTGATGAGGAAGGCAACACACAGGCTCCACTTGCTATGTTGGCTGACAAGATGAGCGGCGATATACTGCTTGACCAAG ATATTGAAGGTGTAGTGGAggattcaatctcttcaagctggAAAAGCCAAGGCTTAGCGCTTCTTCAAGTAGAGTGTTATTTAATGTTGCATTCCATGGTCGTTTATCTTAGTTGGAACTTGAATTAG
- the LOC121203082 gene encoding uncharacterized protein isoform X2, whose amino-acid sequence MAAYQRKQSFANQTRSATRILKKKKLKINVHRPVGTRVVFDEEGNTQAPLAMLADKMSGDILLDQDIEGVVEDSISSSWKSQGLALLQVECYLMLHSMVVYLSWNLN is encoded by the exons ATGGCCGCCTACCAAAGAAAACAAAGTTTTGCCAATCAAACTAG GTCAGCAACACGGATCTTGAAGAAAAAAAAGCTGAAGATCAATGTTCATAGGCCTGTGGGGACAAGGGTTGTCTTTGATGAGGAAGGCAACACACAGGCTCCACTTGCTATGTTGGCTGACAAGATGAGCGGCGATATACTGCTTGACCAAG ATATTGAAGGTGTAGTGGAggattcaatctcttcaagctggAAAAGCCAAGGCTTAGCGCTTCTTCAAGTAGAGTGTTATTTAATGTTGCATTCCATGGTCGTTTATCTTAGTTGGAACTTGAATTAG
- the LOC121203082 gene encoding DEAD-box ATP-dependent RNA helicase 32-like isoform X1, with translation MVELYNKTQRLPSPSINASAPFGKVSMKQNYHNEIRSATRILKKKKLKINVHRPVGTRVVFDEEGNTQAPLAMLADKMSGDILLDQDIEGVVEDSISSSWKSQGLALLQVECYLMLHSMVVYLSWNLN, from the exons ATGGTCGAATTATACAACAAGACACAAAGACTTCCAAGTCCTTCCATAAATGCATCAGCTCCTTTTGGAAAGGTAAGTATGAAGCAGAACTATCATAATGAAATAAG GTCAGCAACACGGATCTTGAAGAAAAAAAAGCTGAAGATCAATGTTCATAGGCCTGTGGGGACAAGGGTTGTCTTTGATGAGGAAGGCAACACACAGGCTCCACTTGCTATGTTGGCTGACAAGATGAGCGGCGATATACTGCTTGACCAAG ATATTGAAGGTGTAGTGGAggattcaatctcttcaagctggAAAAGCCAAGGCTTAGCGCTTCTTCAAGTAGAGTGTTATTTAATGTTGCATTCCATGGTCGTTTATCTTAGTTGGAACTTGAATTAG